The following proteins are co-located in the Doryrhamphus excisus isolate RoL2022-K1 chromosome 3, RoL_Dexc_1.0, whole genome shotgun sequence genome:
- the sult4a1 gene encoding sulfotransferase 4A1 isoform X1, protein MAESEVDTPSTPIEYDSKYFEFDGIRLPPFCRGKMEEISNFSIRGSDIWIITYPKSGTSLLQEFVYLVSQGADPDEIGLMNIDEQLPVLEYPQPGLDIIKELMSPRLIKSHLPYRFLPRGIHNGEAKVIYMARNPKDLVVSYYQFHRSLRTMSYRGTFQEFCQRFMNDKLGYGSWFEHVLEFWEHRTDSNVLFLKYEDMYKDLGALVEQLAWFLGVSSDKAQHDAMVESCSQLVEQCCSSEAQAACRGHVGLWKDVFTVSMNEKFDAVYRQKMANSNLNFHFCLGERPACQ, encoded by the exons ATGGCAGAGAGTGAGGTGGACACGCCGAGTACGCCGATCGAGTATGACAGCAAATATTTTGAGTTTGATGGGATTCGTCTACCGCCCTTCTGTAGAGGAAAGATGGAGGAAATCTCCAACTTCTCCATCAGAGGGAGTGACATTTGGATTATAACGTATCCAAAGTCAG GCACGAGTCTACTGCAAGAGTTTGTGTATCTTGTGAGTCAAGGTGCAGACCCAGATGAGATTGGTCTTATGAACATTGATGAACAATTACCTGTGTTAGAGTACCCACAACCAGGCCTGGACATCATAAAG GAGCTCATGTCTCCTCGCCTCATCAAAAGTCATCTTCCCTACCGATTCCTTCCCAGAGGAATACACAATGGAGAAGCTAAG GTAATATACATGGCTCGTAACCCCAAAGACCTGGTGGTGTCCTACTACCAGTTCCACCGATCCCTGAGGACCATGAGCTACAGAGGAACCTTCCAAGAGTTCTGCCAGCGTTTCATGAATGACAAGT TGGGATATGGTTCCTGGTTTGAACATGTTTTAGAATTTTGGGAGCATCGTACGGACTCCAATGTTCTCTTCTTGAAATATGAAGACATGTACAAG GATCTTGGAGCGTTGGTGGAACAGTTAGCGTGGTTCCTGGGTGTGTCTAGCGACAAGGCTCAGCACGACGCTATGGTGGAGAGCTGCAGCCAACTGGTGGAACAGTGTTGCAGCTCCGAGGCGCAGGCAGCGTGCAGGG GTCACGTGGGTCTGTGGAAGGACGTCTTCACTGTGTCGATGAATGAAAAGTTTGATGCCGTGTACAGACAGAAAATGGCAAATTCCAACCTGAACTTTCATTTCTGCCTGGGAGAAAGGCCGGCCTGCCAGTGA
- the sult4a1 gene encoding sulfotransferase 4A1 isoform X2, whose translation MAESEVDTPSTPIEYDSKYFEFDGIRLPPFCRGKMEEISNFSIRGSDIWIITYPKSGTSLLQEFVYLVSQGADPDEIGLMNIDEQLPVLEYPQPGLDIIKELMSPRLIKSHLPYRFLPRGIHNGEAKVIYMARNPKDLVVSYYQFHRSLRTMSYRGTFQEFCQRFMNDKLGYGSWFEHVLEFWEHRTDSNVLFLKYEDMYKDLGALVEQLAWFLGVSSDKAQHDAMVESCSQLVEQCCSSEAQAACRVSSFCFESMEV comes from the exons ATGGCAGAGAGTGAGGTGGACACGCCGAGTACGCCGATCGAGTATGACAGCAAATATTTTGAGTTTGATGGGATTCGTCTACCGCCCTTCTGTAGAGGAAAGATGGAGGAAATCTCCAACTTCTCCATCAGAGGGAGTGACATTTGGATTATAACGTATCCAAAGTCAG GCACGAGTCTACTGCAAGAGTTTGTGTATCTTGTGAGTCAAGGTGCAGACCCAGATGAGATTGGTCTTATGAACATTGATGAACAATTACCTGTGTTAGAGTACCCACAACCAGGCCTGGACATCATAAAG GAGCTCATGTCTCCTCGCCTCATCAAAAGTCATCTTCCCTACCGATTCCTTCCCAGAGGAATACACAATGGAGAAGCTAAG GTAATATACATGGCTCGTAACCCCAAAGACCTGGTGGTGTCCTACTACCAGTTCCACCGATCCCTGAGGACCATGAGCTACAGAGGAACCTTCCAAGAGTTCTGCCAGCGTTTCATGAATGACAAGT TGGGATATGGTTCCTGGTTTGAACATGTTTTAGAATTTTGGGAGCATCGTACGGACTCCAATGTTCTCTTCTTGAAATATGAAGACATGTACAAG GATCTTGGAGCGTTGGTGGAACAGTTAGCGTGGTTCCTGGGTGTGTCTAGCGACAAGGCTCAGCACGACGCTATGGTGGAGAGCTGCAGCCAACTGGTGGAACAGTGTTGCAGCTCCGAGGCGCAGGCAGCGTGCAGGG tctcttcattttgttttgagtCCATGGAAGTCTAA
- the sult4a1 gene encoding sulfotransferase 4A1 isoform X3, producing MEEISNFSIRGSDIWIITYPKSGTSLLQEFVYLVSQGADPDEIGLMNIDEQLPVLEYPQPGLDIIKELMSPRLIKSHLPYRFLPRGIHNGEAKVIYMARNPKDLVVSYYQFHRSLRTMSYRGTFQEFCQRFMNDKLGYGSWFEHVLEFWEHRTDSNVLFLKYEDMYKDLGALVEQLAWFLGVSSDKAQHDAMVESCSQLVEQCCSSEAQAACRGHVGLWKDVFTVSMNEKFDAVYRQKMANSNLNFHFCLGERPACQ from the exons ATGGAGGAAATCTCCAACTTCTCCATCAGAGGGAGTGACATTTGGATTATAACGTATCCAAAGTCAG GCACGAGTCTACTGCAAGAGTTTGTGTATCTTGTGAGTCAAGGTGCAGACCCAGATGAGATTGGTCTTATGAACATTGATGAACAATTACCTGTGTTAGAGTACCCACAACCAGGCCTGGACATCATAAAG GAGCTCATGTCTCCTCGCCTCATCAAAAGTCATCTTCCCTACCGATTCCTTCCCAGAGGAATACACAATGGAGAAGCTAAG GTAATATACATGGCTCGTAACCCCAAAGACCTGGTGGTGTCCTACTACCAGTTCCACCGATCCCTGAGGACCATGAGCTACAGAGGAACCTTCCAAGAGTTCTGCCAGCGTTTCATGAATGACAAGT TGGGATATGGTTCCTGGTTTGAACATGTTTTAGAATTTTGGGAGCATCGTACGGACTCCAATGTTCTCTTCTTGAAATATGAAGACATGTACAAG GATCTTGGAGCGTTGGTGGAACAGTTAGCGTGGTTCCTGGGTGTGTCTAGCGACAAGGCTCAGCACGACGCTATGGTGGAGAGCTGCAGCCAACTGGTGGAACAGTGTTGCAGCTCCGAGGCGCAGGCAGCGTGCAGGG GTCACGTGGGTCTGTGGAAGGACGTCTTCACTGTGTCGATGAATGAAAAGTTTGATGCCGTGTACAGACAGAAAATGGCAAATTCCAACCTGAACTTTCATTTCTGCCTGGGAGAAAGGCCGGCCTGCCAGTGA
- the bcar1 gene encoding breast cancer anti-estrogen resistance protein 1 isoform X1 gives MTLPLADKQAKVNVLAKALYDNVAETPDELSFRKGDILTVLEHNTQGLDGWWLCSLHGRQGIVPGNRLKILVGMHDGKEPGMADPASSSPTSQLQRLLHPKPSLAQHAPMPSIYSTPSPAKPKHDPVYMIPPKHGPKPDTHILYQASSDPRLPLKVKLEPSVKAVGAGVGNDVYQVPPSLDKRTWEDRTPLDKMLLSSRACDTVNSYQDKYDFPPRHQLPSRQDIYDVPPTRDQYNTQVYDFPPTVSKDVPDAQVMKEETYDVPSHLSRTQTQAFAPEFGRNTDSRPNDDIQDNPALEDVYDVPPPLLSSRHLHGDGGKVNQSADDIYDIPPSLRTGGHPAHGVYDIPREHEEEGIHTDHAYIYDVPPQVLRDGQATGEELHGAFKRLSASSTGSTLSNHSASSGDGHRDAAPSPRCFFAAKPLLLDLDTAMERLSRLQQAVDLSVSMMMSIITGNWRSPGKLDGNLPALHQAANGVCATLRDFLEFSHGAVANAGQATDRSLQTKLAHQVGKLEEVFQSVITQTQSLDAELTRPQPGGDVLDQLVITARGIPEDTKQLTSFLHGNASLLFKHSHQPQLPPLPGHVTGSGSHPMGEKANIQSRPLPPPPKFAAAEEDGVGDDSYETTEGWMEDYDYVHLQMKHSERQEVGQPINQDLTGRGHLPQNDSSSSSSSSSRLCHADRQLLLFYLQQSEQNFTSVNDAIVAFSSAVNANQLPKTFVAHSKFVIVGAHKLLFIGDTLSRQARSPQVRAQIGQTSSTLCHKLKDFVMSTKTASLHYPSPGAAREMSERLMELAGSTRQFQMVLGQLLMV, from the exons ATGACTCTGCCGTTGGCCGACAAGCAGGCTAAAGTG AATGTGTTGGCCAAGGCTTTGTACGACAATGTTGCTGAGACTCCAGATGAACTGTCCTTCCGTAAAGGGGACATCCTGACCGTGTTGGAACACAACACACAAGGACTCGATGGCTGGTGGCTCTGTTCGCTCCACGGCCGCCAAGGCATCGTTCCTGGGAACCGTCTCAAGATCCTGGTTGGCATGCACGATGGAAAAGAACCCGGCATGGCGGATCCAGCATCATCTTCTCCCACCTCCCAGCTGCAGCGATTGCTTCATCCCAAACCTTCGCTCGCTCAGCACGCACCAATGCCCTCcatttactccacccccagTCCTGCAAAGCCCAAACACGATCCAGTCTACATGATCCCCCCCAAGCACGGCCCCAAACCGGACACCCACATTTTGTACCAGGCTTCCTCTGATCCAAGACTTCCTCTAAAGGTCAAGCTAGAACCCTCCGTTAAGGCAGTTGGTGCGGGGGTTGGCAATGATGTGTATCAGGTGCCCCCCAGTCTGGACAAGAGGACCTGGGAGGACAGAACACCTCTTGATAAG atGCTTCTTTCCAGTCGAGCCTGCGACACCGTAAACTCCTACCAGGATAAGTACGATTTCCCACCCAGGCATCAACTGCCATCCCGCCAGGATATTTATGACGTCCCTCCAACCCGCGACCAATACAACACACAG gtttATGACTTCCCACCTACAGTCAGCAAAGATGTTCCCGACGCTCAAGTCATGAAAGAGGAAACCTATGACGTTCCATCCCATTTGAGCAGAACACAAACCCAAGCCTTCGCTCCGGAATTTGGCCGGAATACGGACAGTCGTCCCAATGATGACATCCAAGACAATCCAGCCCTCGAGGACGTATACGACGTCCCCCCCCCACTGCTGAGCAGCAGACATTTACATGGCGACGGCGGTAAAGTCAACCAGTCGGCCGACGACATCTACGACATTCCACCCAGCCTTCGCACTGGAGGACACCCCGCCCACGGCGTCTATGACATCCCAAGGGAGCACGAGGAGGAGGGAATACACACGGATCACGCATACATCTATGATGTCCCGCCACAG GTCCTCCGTGACGGCCAGGCGACCGGCGAGGAGCTCCACGGGGCGTTCAAGCGACTTTCCGCCTCAAGCACAGGAAGCACCCTCAGCAACCACTCCGCCTCATCCGGAGACGGGCACCGTGACGCCGCGCCATCGCCGCGCTGCTTCTTCGCCGCAAAGCCACTTCTGCTGGACCTGGATACCGCCATGGAGCGCCTTTCCCGCCTTCAACAGGCCGTGGACTTAAGCGTTTCCATGATGATGTCAATCATCACGGGTAATTGGCGAAGCCCGGGAAAGCTGGACGGGAATCTCCCGGCCCTCCACCAGGCCGCCAATGGAGTCTGTGCCACTCTGCgggacttcctggagttttccCACGGTGCCGTGGCGAACGCTGGCCAGGCCACCGACCGCTCCTTGCAGACCAAACTGGCCCACCAGGTGGGCAAACTGGAggaggtttttcagagtgtaaTTACCCAGACTCAGAGCCTGGATGCCGAGCTCACCAGACCCCAACCAGGTGGAGATGTTTTGGACCAGCTGGTCATCACAGCACGCGGGATCCCGGAAGACACCAAACAGCTCACTTCCTTTCTCCACGGCAACGCTTCTTTGCTCTTCAAACACAGCCACCAGCCGCAGCTTCCTCCGTTGCCGGGTCacgtgacaggaagtggcagcCATCCAATGGGAGAGAAGGCCAACATTCAGTCACGGCCGCTACCTCCTCCGCCAAAGTTTGCGGCAGCAGAAGAAGACGGCGTTGGAGACGATTCTTATGAGACCAccgaaggatggatggaggattaTGACTACGTTCATCTACAG ATGAAACATTCCGAACGACAGGAAGTTGGTCAACCAATCAACCAGGACTTGACTGGGCGGGGTCATCTTCCTCAAAAtgactcctcctcctcgtcctcctcctcgtccagACTGTGCCATGCTGACCGCCAACTCCTCCTCTTCTACCTGCAGCAGTCTGAGCAAAACTTCACCAGCGTGAACGACGCCATCGTCGCCTTCTCCAGCGCCGTCAACGCCAATCAGCTGCCCAAGACGTTTGTGGCGCACAGCAAGTTCGTCATCGTCGGCGCTCACAAGCTGCTCTTCATCGGGGACACGCTATCCCGTCAGGCCAGGTCGCCTCAGGTTCGAGCCCAGATCGGTCAAACCAGCAGCACCCTTTGTCACAAACTGAAGGATTTTGTCATGAGCACAAAGACGGCGTCCCTCCACTATCCCTCCCCAGGAGCAGCCAGGGAGATGAGCGAACGGCTGATGGAGCTGGCAGGAAGTACTCGGCAATTCCAAATGGTTCTGGGACAGCTGTTGATGGTCTAA
- the bcar1 gene encoding breast cancer anti-estrogen resistance protein 1 isoform X2 has translation MKYLNVLAKALYDNVAETPDELSFRKGDILTVLEHNTQGLDGWWLCSLHGRQGIVPGNRLKILVGMHDGKEPGMADPASSSPTSQLQRLLHPKPSLAQHAPMPSIYSTPSPAKPKHDPVYMIPPKHGPKPDTHILYQASSDPRLPLKVKLEPSVKAVGAGVGNDVYQVPPSLDKRTWEDRTPLDKMLLSSRACDTVNSYQDKYDFPPRHQLPSRQDIYDVPPTRDQYNTQVYDFPPTVSKDVPDAQVMKEETYDVPSHLSRTQTQAFAPEFGRNTDSRPNDDIQDNPALEDVYDVPPPLLSSRHLHGDGGKVNQSADDIYDIPPSLRTGGHPAHGVYDIPREHEEEGIHTDHAYIYDVPPQVLRDGQATGEELHGAFKRLSASSTGSTLSNHSASSGDGHRDAAPSPRCFFAAKPLLLDLDTAMERLSRLQQAVDLSVSMMMSIITGNWRSPGKLDGNLPALHQAANGVCATLRDFLEFSHGAVANAGQATDRSLQTKLAHQVGKLEEVFQSVITQTQSLDAELTRPQPGGDVLDQLVITARGIPEDTKQLTSFLHGNASLLFKHSHQPQLPPLPGHVTGSGSHPMGEKANIQSRPLPPPPKFAAAEEDGVGDDSYETTEGWMEDYDYVHLQMKHSERQEVGQPINQDLTGRGHLPQNDSSSSSSSSSRLCHADRQLLLFYLQQSEQNFTSVNDAIVAFSSAVNANQLPKTFVAHSKFVIVGAHKLLFIGDTLSRQARSPQVRAQIGQTSSTLCHKLKDFVMSTKTASLHYPSPGAAREMSERLMELAGSTRQFQMVLGQLLMV, from the exons ATGAAATATCTG AATGTGTTGGCCAAGGCTTTGTACGACAATGTTGCTGAGACTCCAGATGAACTGTCCTTCCGTAAAGGGGACATCCTGACCGTGTTGGAACACAACACACAAGGACTCGATGGCTGGTGGCTCTGTTCGCTCCACGGCCGCCAAGGCATCGTTCCTGGGAACCGTCTCAAGATCCTGGTTGGCATGCACGATGGAAAAGAACCCGGCATGGCGGATCCAGCATCATCTTCTCCCACCTCCCAGCTGCAGCGATTGCTTCATCCCAAACCTTCGCTCGCTCAGCACGCACCAATGCCCTCcatttactccacccccagTCCTGCAAAGCCCAAACACGATCCAGTCTACATGATCCCCCCCAAGCACGGCCCCAAACCGGACACCCACATTTTGTACCAGGCTTCCTCTGATCCAAGACTTCCTCTAAAGGTCAAGCTAGAACCCTCCGTTAAGGCAGTTGGTGCGGGGGTTGGCAATGATGTGTATCAGGTGCCCCCCAGTCTGGACAAGAGGACCTGGGAGGACAGAACACCTCTTGATAAG atGCTTCTTTCCAGTCGAGCCTGCGACACCGTAAACTCCTACCAGGATAAGTACGATTTCCCACCCAGGCATCAACTGCCATCCCGCCAGGATATTTATGACGTCCCTCCAACCCGCGACCAATACAACACACAG gtttATGACTTCCCACCTACAGTCAGCAAAGATGTTCCCGACGCTCAAGTCATGAAAGAGGAAACCTATGACGTTCCATCCCATTTGAGCAGAACACAAACCCAAGCCTTCGCTCCGGAATTTGGCCGGAATACGGACAGTCGTCCCAATGATGACATCCAAGACAATCCAGCCCTCGAGGACGTATACGACGTCCCCCCCCCACTGCTGAGCAGCAGACATTTACATGGCGACGGCGGTAAAGTCAACCAGTCGGCCGACGACATCTACGACATTCCACCCAGCCTTCGCACTGGAGGACACCCCGCCCACGGCGTCTATGACATCCCAAGGGAGCACGAGGAGGAGGGAATACACACGGATCACGCATACATCTATGATGTCCCGCCACAG GTCCTCCGTGACGGCCAGGCGACCGGCGAGGAGCTCCACGGGGCGTTCAAGCGACTTTCCGCCTCAAGCACAGGAAGCACCCTCAGCAACCACTCCGCCTCATCCGGAGACGGGCACCGTGACGCCGCGCCATCGCCGCGCTGCTTCTTCGCCGCAAAGCCACTTCTGCTGGACCTGGATACCGCCATGGAGCGCCTTTCCCGCCTTCAACAGGCCGTGGACTTAAGCGTTTCCATGATGATGTCAATCATCACGGGTAATTGGCGAAGCCCGGGAAAGCTGGACGGGAATCTCCCGGCCCTCCACCAGGCCGCCAATGGAGTCTGTGCCACTCTGCgggacttcctggagttttccCACGGTGCCGTGGCGAACGCTGGCCAGGCCACCGACCGCTCCTTGCAGACCAAACTGGCCCACCAGGTGGGCAAACTGGAggaggtttttcagagtgtaaTTACCCAGACTCAGAGCCTGGATGCCGAGCTCACCAGACCCCAACCAGGTGGAGATGTTTTGGACCAGCTGGTCATCACAGCACGCGGGATCCCGGAAGACACCAAACAGCTCACTTCCTTTCTCCACGGCAACGCTTCTTTGCTCTTCAAACACAGCCACCAGCCGCAGCTTCCTCCGTTGCCGGGTCacgtgacaggaagtggcagcCATCCAATGGGAGAGAAGGCCAACATTCAGTCACGGCCGCTACCTCCTCCGCCAAAGTTTGCGGCAGCAGAAGAAGACGGCGTTGGAGACGATTCTTATGAGACCAccgaaggatggatggaggattaTGACTACGTTCATCTACAG ATGAAACATTCCGAACGACAGGAAGTTGGTCAACCAATCAACCAGGACTTGACTGGGCGGGGTCATCTTCCTCAAAAtgactcctcctcctcgtcctcctcctcgtccagACTGTGCCATGCTGACCGCCAACTCCTCCTCTTCTACCTGCAGCAGTCTGAGCAAAACTTCACCAGCGTGAACGACGCCATCGTCGCCTTCTCCAGCGCCGTCAACGCCAATCAGCTGCCCAAGACGTTTGTGGCGCACAGCAAGTTCGTCATCGTCGGCGCTCACAAGCTGCTCTTCATCGGGGACACGCTATCCCGTCAGGCCAGGTCGCCTCAGGTTCGAGCCCAGATCGGTCAAACCAGCAGCACCCTTTGTCACAAACTGAAGGATTTTGTCATGAGCACAAAGACGGCGTCCCTCCACTATCCCTCCCCAGGAGCAGCCAGGGAGATGAGCGAACGGCTGATGGAGCTGGCAGGAAGTACTCGGCAATTCCAAATGGTTCTGGGACAGCTGTTGATGGTCTAA